A segment of the Bufo bufo chromosome 5, aBufBuf1.1, whole genome shotgun sequence genome:
CTCACTGTGATGTTTGCCAGTCAGGAACTGTCTGTCACACAGTGTGTTCAAGTTGTCTGTGTTGCAGAACTTCCTGGTTCACCGTGATTGTTTTGGCAGCAGGagcgcaccaccaccagcaccaccaccaccaccagcaccaccaccagcaccagcaccaccaccaccaccaccaccaccaccaccagatgGGTAGTACGTCTAGATCAGTGCTATAAGCTCTCAGAGTTGTCACTTTACAGAAAACGTTACCTGCACTGAGCACTCAGCAAGCACTCTACCACGATACATCAACTGAAGCCAAGCCATGCCACCATTAGAGGAAGCTGGAAAATCCTTGACAAAATACATTTTCAACTGAATCTGAAAACCTTGGACAAATCTTTATGGGATCACAAACACACACCAcagaataccagaaaaaaaataaacacacatccTCCTCACTGAATCATAATGGTAAAGGGCAGGCCACAGGACGGGCAATGTGGCACAGCCACCATAGTCAGACATGATGTCAGAAGgtcggtgtgtgtttttttggtttgtgtgaatgtgtatttgtgtgatccaataaagatttactccaggttttaagtttcaatttattctttcaaggatttgccttcctctggtggcTTGGCGGGCGTCAGTTGTCTGGAATTAAATACAGAATTCTTTTGGTTGAAGGTTAAACCCCTAAACAGAGTCAGAAATTCACAGAGCATGACAGACACATTGGGAAAACACCAAAAAACACGTcagtgtaaaaatacaaaatgcatCGGACGGACAGTCGCATAATAGAAAACCATTCTCCATCTCCTCTCCACTCCAGTGCTGCTAAAAGCTAGAATAATATCATATATTCTGATTAATCAGAATAATcaggggagggaaagggaaaaggggaggggaagggaaaggggaaggggaagggggaaaagggaaggggaagggaaaaggggAGTCTGGCAGGGgagacagagaaataaaaaatttcagtggCAGAGACAATGCTATAAACAAAATCTATAAAATTAAAAACACTGCTCAGCATTTGGGAACATGTAGATTTTTCTGTAAGAACACCAATTGATCTACATGGTCTGGTTTGAGGGCGCTTCTTTTTGCAGTTACCACATCTCCTGCAGTGGAGAAAACCCGCTCTGCAGACACGCTTGTACCTGGGATACACAAGTATTGCTTTGACAGCCGAGAAAGGAGGGGAAATATGACCTCATGCTCACGCCACCAGTTCAAAGGGTCCTCAGTGAGAGGCAGAGGTGGGGCTTTACAATAGTTTTCCATTTCCTCTTCAGCCTTGGCATAGGGGGTCTTTTTGGGTTCTATTGTaccttcagtgtcagtgaaagacTGTCCCAGCAAACTCACGAGCAGCGATCTGGCCTTTTTGGGAGGAGATGGTGGAGAATGGTTGTCTTCGATGGGTGAACTGTCCTCTTCTTCCAGAGTTTGTTTTCTTCTAGGCACTTGATGATCCTCTTGTGTCCTCTCACTCTCATCTGATGTAATCTGTGTTTGAACAAAaaagaaacggaaaaaaaacaataAGTAAAAACACAAATGTCAATGCCTTTGATTCTGATGGGGTGATGAAAAAGCACAGGAAACGGACAGTACAGTTCCCGCACCGCATCAGATTCAGAAGCGTGGTAGTGCTTGTGCTACTGTCGTTTCAAGAAGAAACATGATGGAATTCTTCAAATTAATTTAATTACCTCCAAGGATGCAGCTTCCTCAGTGACTCCTTTAAATATCTCCAATctttcttcatctgtgaggatgaAAGGCAGTCCCTTAAAGCGAGGATCCAGTGCAGAGGCTGTATGAAGGATCTTCTTCTCGGCCTCACTGCTGTACCTCTTCTGGAGATCTGTTCTAATAGAATTCTTGATCTCATGGATCATGGGTGTGTCTCCCATCGTGTCTGTCATGCTCTGGAGAAGTTGTGCATTTATAGGGGCAATGAGAGAAACTGTTGGATTGCGCTCTTCTGACATCAGCATGGTTGCATCCTTCATTGGCTTTAATGCACTCACGGCGTCCTCTGCATTTGACACATCTGTTTCGTTTAGAGTGCAGAGATCGGACTCTCCTCTTCTGACTTCTGGAGACAGCAAGGTGGCACAGACTGCAGGTTGTTGTTCCAAGAACCTCTCGACCATGTCGTATGCACTGTTCCATCTTGTTGCCACATCAGTTATCAGCTTATGATTCTTCAAGCCAAGACATTTCTGTTTCTCTTTTAGACAGTGGCTTGCTCTAGTGCTGCGGTGAAAGAATGTGGATATCCGACGTACTCTGCCAAGAAGCCTAGAGAGAGTGGCCACTTTCAACGCTCGCTGGGATGCAAGATTCAGTGTATGGGCGAAGCATTTCACATGGGGGAATTTTCCAACTTGAGCTGCAACTATCATGTTTGACGCGTTGTCGGTCACAAGCACTACAGATTTATCGGACAGCTGCCATTCTTCCACAACATGAGAAAGTAGCTCTGCCAGATGAGCACCCGTGTGAGACTCATAAATGGCTCTCGTTTGCAGTACATGCGACAAAATCTGCCAGTCCTTACTAACGTAATGTGCTGTTATTGTAACATAAGACTCTGtcgtgactgaagtccaggaatcACACGTTATTGCGACTCGACTTGCTTGGctcattgatgcaattatctTAGCTTTGGTTTCGTGGTAGAGTGCAGGTATGACGTTTTCTGTAAAGTGACTTCGTGACGGGATCTTGTAACGCGGCTCTATTGTCTTCAAAAGGTAGCGAAACCCACTGTTTTCCACAACAGAGTAAGGGCGCAGGTCCTTCGCTATGAAAGCTGCCACAGCTTTTGTTATTCTCTTTACCTTTTCAGAGTTGGGCGGCAAAGTTGACTGTAACATCGCATCAATTCTTGGCTGATCTGGGTTCATTtccttggtggtggtggtggtggtaggttTTAGCATTTCTGGGTGAAAACGGCTGACGTGGTTTCTCAGATTAGTAGTATTCCCtagatatttaatttttgtgtgacagATTTTACACACAGCGTATGACTTGTCCAATTCGTGCTTCCTACTTTTTTCATAAAAGCCAAAATGTTCCCAGATGTTTGCTTTTAAAAAGCTAGGTGCATTTTTTATCTCTCGTTCCTTTTGTTCTACTTCTGCCATTTTTATTTACTAGCAAATGCAATGCATGCCAGGCATCTATGTGAATTTGTGAGTAGGGATGACACAAGTCTTGACGTGACGATGATGTTGTCAAACtctgtcagtttaaaaaaaaaaaaaaaaaaatttgagtgacTAAGCCTAAAGCCTGCCACGAGATCAACAGAAAAAGTAACACGTTTCTTTCTAGTATGTATGTAATTGTATGATATGTAAAATCCTCATTTATTATTCTACCCCCCACACACGCAGTTAGTCGCAGTCGCTGTCAAGTGTCAACTATTATTATTCATCATGTGTAAAAGAAAAAATGCGCCCTGGCCCCTCATCTCGTCTGCCGCCGGTGGTTGGTCAACTCAACTGGTGGTCATGACTCATTGGTCAATGCATTGGCATTGCAATGGTCACAGTCTCAGAGAGTCAGCGACAGCCGGTCACGTTATATCGcactctctctccttctccaatCTGGTACACTGGCATTATTTGAGATCACAAACTGGCTGCTACAACACAACAACAACATGTCCCGCCaacatccgcccccccccccccccaatgacaTAATGCCAGTGCCACCCATTTCATTAATTCTGGTTTTATGCATCATTTGAATGTCTTGTCTTGGTGATTGATTCACAATTCACAAGTTCATACTTACCTTGTTTGTATTTGTAATATGATGCTTTTTGGTTTTGCTCATCATTACTGCCCCACACACAATGCACTTGCCTTGCAGTGCAGCTGCAGCATGTGTGGGGCTGGGGCAGTGATGAGCAAAACCATAAATCAAAAAGTATCAATAAAGTTGTGATCAAACAATCATCATTCATCACTAAGACAAGACAGTCACACTGGACAAGTGGACAAATGGTCAGGACagaacattcatttcaatggattagagatagagatatatagacCTAGACCAGCACCAGCAGACCTACAGTCATAAACGTAACCATAATTAATTAAATGGCAATGGTATGGTCTGGTGATTGTCACTTAAACTCATTAAACCTTTCATGACATAGTTATTTAATATAATGTGAAAGATGATGTTTATTAGTTTTCCTACCTGATTAATGATGATACGATGATAACGACgacggtggtgctggtggtggtggcacTGCTGGCTGCTGGTGGTGGAGCGATTCTCCTCCTGCCTGTGGTGGACTGGACTGAGCCTGAGGAGTGAGGAAAAACGGACAGGTGAGGTGACAcaagtgacaatttttttttttaggtacggTAACAGGCAGTGACCAGCTGCAGTCTATGTGAGTGGTGTATCTGTGTGATGGTCACCTACCTGTCACAACAAGGTGGCAGAGTCTGGCTGGCACGTGGCACCTGCGggtctcctctcctgctgccTGTGATGATGAAGGGACTCGGAGTGTGTGGCACTGGCAGCTGCGGCCTAGCTCCCTGTCCTGCGAGCCGGGTAACGGATGGGCTGGTCTCCCTCTCCTAAAAAGAAAGATAgcaattgattgattgattgcatCACGAAACTGGAAAGTGAAAAGGGGGGTAAAATTAAAAATTGTAAAATACCCAGTTCAAGATGTATGGGACAGAACAAAGAACagtcaaaatgttttattttttaagtaaccAAACAGGCAGGCAGGCATGTTATATTGTTAAATAGTTGTGCTTTAAACCACATGACAATCCCAAGAACAGCAGTATTGCACAGTTGCAGACAGTGTTGTCTggcatatctttgtaaatgatgtgATCAGTGATCACTCACTAAGACCTCTAACTTTACAGCATTGCAAAAAGctgccactgactgtagtgtattcaatacacataGTGTATTTGACTTGCAGCTTTTTGCAATGCTGTAAACTAAGTTAGAGGTCTTAGTGAGTGATCACTGATCACATGCATCACAGTAATACAAAGATATGCCAGACAGTCAGACACTCAGTGTGCAATTGTGCAGAAGCAGATcatcatctcccccccaaaaataataaaaatccccccaaaaaatgcagaAGGGTAACTTACTAACTTACTgtgtgctgctgcagtcactgcgTGCTGCTGTTGTCTGTGTGGCACTGGCGATTGCGGCCTAGCTCGGGTCACTCTCCACtgggtctcctcctcctctgtccccccgcaagacagcctgttttttttcttttgtgcacAGCACAGTTAGCCGACCGAAGAGAAAGTTCTGAGCGCTCTTGGGGGTACGAGGACGGGTCCGCTATGTTCAGTGCTGCTGCATGCTGCACGTCCGTCTCCTCTCCAGTCCTCCTCACGAGTCGACTCACGCGTGcgacacagggggggggggggggggggggtgtcactgtcgtcagcgggaggcgggaggcgggaaagaaggcgcccaaaaacttttttttctgacTCGGCTCTGCACGGCGGAAGCgacgctgacgtcatcaacatgcatcgattttttaaagcaaccgcatcgatgcagaatcgccgggggtcgaatcgcgatgcatcgctgcatcgattatattcgacagccctatcgagcaccatgctcgagtctcctccctgcacattttgcggctgctaagcagccaataaacgtgcaggtaagtactgccatcactgtaaagccagtagccatgttggttgctggcattacattgattgggcttgatagcacccgatgacacgtgctcggatcagtcatagtcataggtagagcagagcgtaggaagggaaagtgtaacggggttccgaaggtgcactcggcccccattagccgcagacctgctgcttagcttcgggagcaaggatctgtgtttgacctcgttcccagggcggctttactagctgggtcactccctgctcctaagtctgccttgagcgccgagctgatcattcggcgctcgactggttggtctgttggtcatgtgacgctggccacgtcacatgaccctcactccccactataaatacaggcagcctgctggccacaggttgcctgttaatttaggttccacctgtgatgttgtctttcctggcgtacttacctcctgctgaattcctgacgatcctctgcctgcaaattgtgtactttgctgctctcctggtattctgaccccggcctcctcctgacgatcctctgctgactcctttggtactacacgactctcctggtatttatgaccccggcttctcctgacaattctctgcttgctccatttgtactttgtagctttcctggtattgactcgtccgttcacgttctgttgtttgtctgtctgtcatccctgcacttagtccaagctagggattgccgtccagttgtcccctgtctttaggactcgcgaggcaagtaggcagggccaggggtaagggtggagcgcagtggtcacttccctcctccctgtgtgtgtgtatgcgaccgttacagaaaggcagtgtagggagcgaaattctcagttattattcaaagaaagcttttcaaagacccaaaagtccttttaagtactagtgtgtgtgtgtgggtgtgtgttttagagcagcaatatatttttacctgcgctaaattgatcagtctcagggacatccgtgCAGATAGTGCAGAGAGAGAAATTTGCTGTCTTTACTacaaaaagcttttcaaagaccccaaagtccttttaaggactactgtgtgagtGTTTGACAGCAGcgagatatttttctttaatacctattagtgacatatactgtacatcatctgcAGATTGTGTCTTTTTGCATAAATTCTAATAATCAGCACCACATTTATTGTCCATAGTAtgcgtttaatacacatccgttacatatacagtactccatccgaaaactgtttctttagtgtaaattccaataatctgggcctaatctagtgtccatagtgtgttgttttctgtcacatatacagtacgccatccgaaaactgtttctttagggcaaattgcaataatctgggcctaatctagtgtccatagtgtgtggctttctgtgacatatacagtacgccatccgaaaactgtttctttaacgtaaatttaaataatcaggggccagtcctcatctactgtctctgtagtgtgtgtgtgtgtgtaatacacatccatgacatatacagtactccat
Coding sequences within it:
- the LOC121001364 gene encoding E3 SUMO-protein ligase ZBED1-like is translated as MVERFLEQQPAVCATLLSPEVRRGESDLCTLNETDVSNAEDAVSALKPMKDATMLMSEERNPTVSLIAPINAQLLQSMTDTMGDTPMIHEIKNSIRTDLQKRYSSEAEKKILHTASALDPRFKGLPFILTDEERLEIFKGVTEEAASLEITSDESERTQEDHQVPRRKQTLEEEDSSPIEDNHSPPSPPKKARSLLVSLLGQSFTDTEGTIEPKKTPYAKAEEEMENYCKAPPLPLTEDPLNWWREHEVIFPLLSRLSKQYLCIPGTSVSAERVFSTAGDVVTAKRSALKPDHVDQLVFLQKNLHVPKC